The Arachis ipaensis cultivar K30076 chromosome B07, Araip1.1, whole genome shotgun sequence genome includes a window with the following:
- the LOC107606666 gene encoding 3'-N-debenzoyl-2'-deoxytaxol N-benzoyltransferase has protein sequence MATSVHVKQALVITPSEPTPARVLALSALDSQLFLRFTVEYLFVYRAWHGLDQAATTARLKSALAEALVPYYPFAGRIRPRPDAPGLEVVCRAQGAVFIEAFSDRYSSNDLEKPPKTVAQWRKLLSLHVADVLRGSPPLVVQLTWLRDGAAAIAVGISHCISDGIGSAEFLNYFAELASGKRVAGSRPKPVWDRHLLNPPPPAGKKCVRVNPASHPEFNRVPDLCDFMNLVSTGLKPTSITFDKMRLGELKRLAQCTSQPGDESSSFYTSFEVLAAHVWKSWARALEFPPNQVLKLLFSINVRNRVKPGLPEGYYGNAFVLGCAVTRARDLPDSVGVLIVSQWSRLGMERVDFGMGKPEHVGSVCCDRYCLFLPASDEDESREGVKVMVAVPTFAVDSYQFLMRDSNL, from the exons ATGGCAACTTCCGTACATGTAAAACAAGCCCTCGTTATTACTCCCTCCGAGCCCACGCCGGCCCGCGTCCTCGCTCTTTCAGCTCTTGACTCCCAACTATTCCTTCGTTTCACCGTAGAGTACCTCTTCGTCTACCGGGCCTGGCACGGGCTTGATCAGGCTGCCACCACAGCCCGTCTAAAATCGGCATTAGCTGAAGCGCTTGTTCCCTACTATCCGTTTGCAGGCAGGATCAGGCCCCGCCCAGATGCCCCGGGCCTTGAGGTTGTCTGCCGGGCCCAGGGTGCAGTGTTCATCGAGGCCTTTTCTGACCGTTACAGTTCCAACGACTTAGAGAAACCGCCGAAAACTGTTGCTCAGTGGAGAAAACTGTTGTCCCTCCACGTGGCAGACGTTCTAAGAGGATCCCCGCCGCTGGTCGTTCAGCTCACGTGGCTCCGCGACGGTGCAGCAGCGATCGCCGTTGGAATCAGTCACTGTATCTCCGATGGAATCGGAAGTGCAGAGTTTCTCAACTACTTCGCGGAGTTAGCTTCTGGAAAACGCGTCGCCGGTTCAAGACCGAAACCTGTTTGGGACCGTCACCTCCTGAATCCGCCACCACCGGCGGGAAAGAAATGCGTCCGGGTCAACCCGGCGAGTCACCCAGAATTCAACCGAGTTCCTGACCTCTGTGACTTCATGAACCTGGTCTCTACCGGACTCAAGCCTACCTCCATCACCTTCGATAAAATGAGGCTCGGCGAGTTGAAGAGGCTCGCCCAGTGCACGAGTCAACCCGGCGATGAGTCATCGTCGTTCTACACGTCTTTCGAGGTCCTCGCAGCTCACGTGTGGAAGAGCTGGGCCAGAGCACTGGAATTTCCGCCAAATCAG GTGTTGAAGCTGCTTTTTAGCATCAACGTGCGGAACCGGGTCAAACCGGGTTTACCAGAAGGTTACTACGGTAACGCATTCGTATTGGGATGCGCAGTGACGAGAGCTAGGGATCTG CCGGACTCGGTGGGAGTGCTTATAGTGTCGCAGTGGTCGAGGTTGGGAATGGAGAGGGTGGATTTCGGGATGGGGAAGCCGGAGCACGTGGGATCGGTGTGCTGCGACAGATACTGTTTGTTTTTGCCGGCGAGTGATGAAGATGAGAGTAGGGAGGGCGTGAAGGTGATGGTGGCGGTGCCTACTTTCGCCGTTGACAGTTACCAGTTCTTGATGCGAGATTCCAATCTTTAA